AGCCGCGAGGCGCTCCCCGAGCCCGTTCAAAGAGGCCCTGGTCATCAGCGAACGACCCGCTCAGGTTCAAGATCGCGCCGTTCCCGGGCACTGGGAAGGGGATCTGATCCTGGGCGCTGGGGGCGTATCGGCCATCGGCACCCTGGTGGAGCGCAGCACTCGGTTCGCGATCTTGCTGCATCTGCCTGGTCGTCACACCGCCGACGAAGTCGCCGCAGCGATGATTCGCGAGATGAGCAGATTGCCCTCTCACCTGCGCCGCTCGATCACCTGGGATCGGGGCACTGAGATGGCCGATTACGCCGAGATCCAACTCGAGCTGCAAGCCCCGGTCTACTTCTGCGACCCGCACTCGCCCTGGCAACGCGGCACCAACGAGAACACCAACCGCCTCCTACGGCATTGGTTCGCTAAAGGCAGCGACCTCAGCGCCTGGGACGGCCCCGCCCTACAGAAAATCGCCGACACACTCAATAGCCGGCCCCGACCCACCCTCGACCTCAAGACCCCCGCTCAAGCACTCAACGAGCACCTTCTCAAAGCCGCTTGATGCACTGACCCCTTGACCCCGCCATCCGAGGTTGCTGCACAGGTCCGAATCCGTTGCGGTGAGGCAGCGCCTGGACGATACCCCGCGCAGCCACGACAAACCCCGGATGCCACGCCCCCGCGCGAGCGGGAGGCGTGGCATCCGGGGGGCTGACGAACGTCAGACGAGCGAGTCCTGCCACGCGGCGTGGAGCTGCGCGAACTTGCCGGTGCCGGCGATCAGGGCGGCGGGGGTGTCGTCCTCGATGATGCGACCGTGCTCCATCACCAGTACGCGGTCGGCGATCGCCACCGTCGAGAGACGGTGGGCGATGATGATCGCGGTGCGGTCGGCGAGCAGGGTCTGCAGGGCGTCCTGGATCTGGCGCTCGCTCGGGATGTCGAGCGACGCCGTCGCCTCGTCGAGGATCAGCACGGCGGGGTTCGCGAGGAAGGCCCGCGCGAACGAGATCAGCTGGCGCTGGCCGGCCGAGACGCGTCCGCCGCGCTTGTTCACGTCGGTGTCATAGCCGTCGGGGAGCTTCTCGATGAAGCCGTCGGCACCGACCGCGCGGGCTGCGGCGCGGATCTCGTCCATCGTCGCGTCGGGCTTGCCGAGGGCGATGTTGTCGGCGACGGTTCCGCTGAACAGGTACGCCTCCTGCGTGACCATGACGATCGCGCGACGCAGATCCTTCGGGTGCAGGCGGCGCAGATCGACGCCGTCGAGCGTCACCGCCCCCTTCGTGGGGTCGTAGAAGCGCGACACGAGCTTGGCCAGCGTCGACTTGCCCGCGCCCGTCGTCCCCACGAGGGCGATCGTCTGCCCCGCCGGGATGTCGAGCGAGAAATTCGGCAGGATGACGCGATCGTCGCTGTAGCCGAAGGTGACCTCGTCGAAGCGGACGTTCCCCTGCGCCTCCCAGAGGTCGACCGGGTCGGTCGGGTCGGGGACCGTGGGCTCCTCCTCGAGCACGCCCGACACCTTCTCGAGCGCCGCCGTGGCCGACTGATACGAGTTCAGGAAGAAAGCGACCTCCTGCAGCGGGGAGAAGAAGTTGCGGACGTACAGCACCGCCGCGGTCAGCACGCCGATCTCGAGCGGGCCGGCGATCACCCGTCCACCGCCCCACAGGAGCACGAGCGCGACCGACACGGCGGCGACCGCCATGATGCCGGGCTCGAACGTGCCGAAGAGACGGATCGACCGCATGTTGACGTCGCGGTAGTCGCCGGCGAGCTTGCCGAACTCCTCGTCGTTGCGCGGCTCCTTGCGGAATGCCTTCACGGCGCGGATGCCCGTCATCGTCTCGACGAACTTGACGATGACTTGCGCGCTGATCACCCGCGACTCGCGGTAGATGGCCTGCGAGCGGCGGTAGAACCAGCGCATGAGCAGGTACATCGGGATGCCCATGACCAGCAGGATCAGCCCGGACTGCCAGTCGATGAGGAACAGGGCGATCAGCGTGAAGAGACCGTACAGGACGCCCGACACGAGCTCGTTGAGTCCACCGTCGAGCAGCTCGCGGATCGTGTCGAGGTCGCTCGTCTGGCGCGAGATGATGCGGCCCGACGTGTAGGACTCGTGGAACTCCAGGCTCAGCTTCTGGGTGTGCAGGAAGATGCGCTTGCGCAGGTCCAGCATCACTGCCTGGGTCAGGCGGGCGGCGACCACGACGTACCAGCCGATGAGCACGGCACCGCCGATGCCCGCCGTGAGGTAGATGGCGACGACCCCGATGGTCGGCATCCAATCAGCCTGATCGATGACCGCGGGCAGGGCGTTGTCGATGCCGTAGGCGATCAAGGCCGGGCCGGCGACGCGGAGCGCGGTCGACACCACGAGGACCGCCGCGGCGAGGACGAGCTGCCAGCGCAGCGGAGAGACGAGGGAGCCGAGCAGGCGCAGCGAACGCTGGCGGATCGCCCGGCTCTCGTCGCGCGTGTAGTCGGAGCGGTCTTCTCCGGTGGTTCCGGAGACGGTCGCGGTGGTCATCGGGTCGCCTCCTTCTCGGTCAGCGTGTCGTCGTCGTGGGCGCGGATCACATCGATCGCGCCCGTGCGCGCTTCGCGCTCGGCCTCCTCGAGGCTCGAGATGACGTAGCGGTAGTGATCGCTCTCGCGCAGCAGGTCGGAGTGCGCCCCGACGGCGGTGATCCGTCCGTTCTCGAGCAGAGCGACCCGGTCGGCGAGCGTCACCGTCGAGGGACGGTGCGCGACGACCAGCGCGGTCGTCTCGCTGAGCACCTCGCGCAGCGCATCTTCCACGAGCGCTTCGGTGTCGACGTCGAGCGCCGACAACGGATCGTCGAGGACCAGCACTGCCGGTCGCGCAGCCACCGCGCGGGCCAGCGCCAGACGCTGCCGCTGCCCTCCCGACAGGCTGAGCCCCTCCTCGCCGATGACGGTGTCCAGGCCCGCGGGAAGGTCGAGGACGAAGTGCGCTTGGGCGACCTCGAGCGCTTCCTTCAACACGCGTTCCGCCTCGGCGGACCCCGGCTCGAGGTCTTCGCGGCCGAGAAGGACGTTGTCGCGGACGGTCTGTGAGAAGAGCGTCGCGTCTTCGAACGCCATGCCGACGTGCCGGCGCAGCTCCGCCAGCGACAGGTCGCGCACGTCCACCCCGTCGAGCAGCACGCGCCCACCTGTGACGTCGTACAGGCGTCCGGGCAGGGTCGTGAGCGTCGTCTTGCCCGACCCGGTGAGGCCGACGAGCGCCATCGTCTCACCGGGGCGCAGGACGAGGTCGACGCCGTCGATGAGATCCGGCTCGGAGGCGGCGGCATCCTGATACCGAAAGTGCACGCCCTCGAACGTGAGCTCGCCGCGGGGCTCCGCGATGGTGCGCGGGCTCTCGGGGTCGACGATCGTGTTCTGCTCGTCGAACACCTCGAAGATGCGGTCGGTCGCGGTCCGGGCGTCGAGGAGGAACGAGAAGAGGAAGCCGATCGACTCCATCGGCCAGCGCAGCACCGTCGCCATGGCGAAGAAGGCGACGAGTTCGGCGACCTGCAGCTGCCCGAGCTGGGTCAGCACGATGCCGGCGCCGAGGCACACCGCGAACGCGATGTCGGGCAGCAGCACGAGGAAGAACCAGATCCAGCCGACGGCGCGCGCCTTGTCGATCTCGGTCTCGCGCAGCGACTCGGCCTGCCGGGTGAACTTCTGCAGGGCGTGTCGACCCCGGCCGAACGCCTTCAGGACACGGATGCCGTGGACGCTCTCCTCCACCGAGGTGGCGAGATCGCCCGCTTGATCCTGGCTCTGACGGGTGAGCGCACCGTAGCGCTTCTCGAAGCGGAAGCCGACGTAGATGACGGGGGCCGAGGTGACGAGGAACAGCGCGCCGAGCAGCCAGTGCCAGCGGAAGAGGAGCACCGCGCCGATGGCGATCGTGAGGAGGTTGACCACGAGGAGGATCACACCGAACGCGAGCCAGCGGCGCAGCATGCTGATGTCCTGCATCATGCGCGAGAGGAGCTGACCCGACTGCCACCGGTCGTGGAACGCGACCGGCAGACGCTGCAGACGCGAGTAGAACGACTGGCGCAGGTCGTACTCGACCTTGGTCGCCGGAGCGAGGACGAACCAGCGCCGTAGCCACACCATGGCGGCTTCGGCGAGCCCGAGCGCGAGCACCGCGATCGAGCCCCAGACGAGGGCGCCGGGGTCGAGGGAGGCGATGGGGCCGGCGACGATCTGCTCGAGCACGAGCGGGATCGCCAGCGCGAGGAGGCTCGCGATGAGCGCGGTCACCGCTCCCGCGAGAAGGCGCGGGATGACGGGGCGCGCGATCGGCAGGAGCCGAGCGAGCGCGCGCGGAGTGGACAGGTGCGGACGGGGCGAAGCGGAAGTCATGATCCTCAAGAGGTCGAAGCGAGCGCCGGGATCGGGCGCGGGAGGGGATGCCGAAAGGCACCGGCGATCAGCCGGAGGGGCGCGGGTGCGGCGCTCGAGCGCCGGCGGAAGGCCCTAGTGGCGCCCGTGAGGACGCGCGGAAAAGACGGAGGGCGCAGCGACACGGGCGACGGGGGCGTCGATGTGGTCCATGGCATCCTCCTTGGGGTGAGCGGAAGCTGCCCGGGGGCGTGACAGCCCTTCAGGATATCCCTGAGAGAAGGCTGAGGGCAAGAGCGGGTTCCCGCAGAGTCCTTGCCCGACGATCGTCCCTCACGCCGCCTCGCGCTCCAGCAGACTCCTCTTGACCTCGGTCCCCCAGGCGAATCCCCCCATCGTGCCGTCGCCGCGCAGCACGCGATGGCAGGGCACGAACAGGGCCGGGGCATTGCGGGCGCAGATGGATGCCGCCGCCCGCACGGCCGCGGGAGAGCCCAGCGCCGCGGCGAACCCGGTGTAGGTCAGCGGCGCCCCGGGCGCGATGCGGCGCAGAGCCTCCCACCCTGCGCGCTGCAGGGGCGTGCCGAACTGCCGGACCTCGACCGCGTCGATCGCGGCGAGGTCGCCGTCGTAGTACGCGCGCACGGCGTCCGCCGCACGGGTCTCTCCGTCGACGATCTCGTCGGGACGCCTCTCGGGGCGGAGTCGGGCGAGCACCGCCGCGGGGTCGGACGTCCAGCCCGAGACCAGAACCCTGTGGTCGGCGTCCGCGAGGATCGCGAAGGGGCCGTCGGGCGTCTCGAGGAACTGCAGGGTGGAGGTGCTCATCGGCGGGGCTCGCTTTCGGGTGGGGTGGGGAGGGACGGCGGAGCGTCCGTGGCGTCAGAACAAGCGGACGAGCGACGCCGAGCGGCGACCTTCTCCGGTCGCCGCACCGCGGCAGCCGCGGCGGTCTCGGCACCCGACACCCGCCAGGCCTGGGTCACGGGAGCGGCGTACCAGTAGTGGGCCATGGCGTAGCTGCGCCACGGAGCCAGGCGCGCGGACCACTCCGTGAAGGCCGCCGGGTCGGACGGGAGACCGAGGGCCGCCGCCCCCGCCCGGGCGGCGACGTCGCCGGGGAGAAGGACGTCGGGATCGCCGAGAACCCTCATGCGCACGTAGTCGGCGGTCCACGGACCGACCCCTGGGAGCGCGAGGAGCCGCTGGCGCTGCTCGACGCCGTCGTCGCCCGGCCCGAGGGCGAGGGAGCCGTCGGCGAGGGCCTGGGCCGCTCCGACGATCGCGCGCATCCGCGCACCGGGACCGCGCAGCACCTCGAGCCCTCGATCGGCGATCGCCGCGGCATCCGGAAACAGAGTCAGGGGCGCGGGGCCGATCGTGACCTGCTCGCCGAGCTCGGCGGTCAACCGCCCCTGCATCGTGCGGGCGGAGGCCACGCTGATCTGCTGGCCGATCATCGCGCGCAGGAGCATCTCGCCCGCGTCGATCGCCCCGGGCACACGGACACCGGGGATCGCTGCCACGGCGGAGGCGAGCTCGGGATGCCGGGACAGTTCGGCGTCGACGGCCAGCGGATCGGCGTCGAGGTCGAAGAGGCGCCGCACCCGCGCAATGAGGGTGCCCAGGTCGGCGAGGGCGGTGAGCCGTGCGCGGAGTCGCAGCCGGCCGTCGTCGGCGAGGCGCACCTCGAACCAGGCCGGCCCGCCGGGCAGGCGCACGACCCGGGCGAACGACCGGTCGTCGCCGACCTCGACGCCGGGGATCGCGTGCGCCCGCATCCAGCCGAAGAGGCCCGTGGTGTCGATCGGGCCACGGACGGGCAGGGCGAGGTCGATCTCACCGGCGGATGCCTCGCCGCCCGACGCGCGCGATCGCCGCGCGCGCAGCTCGCGCGGTGGCATCCCGAACACCTCTCCGATCGTCTCGGTGAACTGACGAATGCTGGAGAACCCGGCGGAGAAGGCGACGTCGGCCGATGAGAGGTCGGTGCCGACCAGCAGTGTTCGTGCGGTGTGCGCCCGGTGGGCGCGGGCGAGGGCGAGCGGGCCTGCCCCGAGTTCGGTGGTGAGCACGCGGGTGAGGTGACGCGGCGAGTACCCGAGACGCCGCGCGAGGCCCGGCACGCCCTCGCGATCGACCACCCCGTCGGCGATGAGTCGCATCGCGCGCGCGGCGACGTCGCCGCGCACGTCCCACAGCGGGGAGCCCGGCGCGGCCTCGGGGAGACACCGCTTGCAGGCGCGGTAGCCCGCCTCGTGCGCCGCGGCAGAGGTGGCGTAGAACGTCACGTTCGCCTCTTTCGGCGTGCGCGCGGGGCAACTCGGCCGGCAGTAGATGCCCGTCGATCGCACGGCCGTGACGAATTGCCCGTCGAAGCGCCGGTCGCGCGACTGGATCACGCGGTAGCGCTCGGTGAAACCCGGAGCGGGCGCGGCCGGGGCGTCGAGGGGGCGGAGGGTCATGGCATCCACCCTGCCACCGACCTCCGACATCGGCTGGCGGAAATCGGACACGGCCGTGCGGCGGGGCGATCATCGCCGTCGAGTGTCCAAAACACCCGGAGCCGAAAGAAATCCGCCCGGGTGTCTTGGACACTCAGTGCCCCGCGCACGCGCGCGCGGTGCCACCGGGCACGCACGCGCGCGGCACGCCCGCGCGGGGCGCGAACGCGCGCGGCCCCACCCGCCCCGCCCCGCCCCGGAGACGGGACGCGACGCGACCGGACCGACCGCACCGCGCGCCTCAGCCCTCCGCGATCGCCACCCCACCCGCGGGGATGACGACCGTCACAACCCCGGACGCGGAGGTCGTCCGTACGAGGGAGCCCGACGCGTCATACACCTTCACGTTCGTGGAGACGCCGTCCGCGCCGATCGTCGTGCGCTGCGGGGCGATCGCGCTCGAGTGCACGAGTTCGCTCCGGGCCTCGCCGCCCAGCACCAACCGCGAGATCCAGGGACGCACGAGAAGCCCATCGAGCACGAGCTCCCCGCGCTGCACCGTCACTCGGACGTCGGAACCGTTCACCGCCGCCTTCAGCCCGTGCGGGAGCAGAGCGCCCGGAGTGGGCGAGATGCCCTGCGCAGGGCCCTCGACCTTCAGCACCCCCGCCCCGCGCCAGGTGGACTGCGACGTCGCGCCGGGGGCGGCGAAGACGACCGGCTCGATCCACCGACGGGCGTCCGAGGGGCCGAGGTCCCACGTCGCGCTCTGCTTCGCGGTGAGGGTCAGCGCGCCGCCCGACCAGCTCGATTCCCCGGTCCACGAGGTCGGTGTCGAGATCGTCCCATCGGTCCGCGTGGCATCCTCAGCCTCGATGAACGACAGCCCGACCCGGCTCTCGACCGAGGTCAGCGCCATCGCGCGCGCGGCCACCTCGGGGTGCGCGTCGAGCGCAAGCGCGGTCAGCAGGCCGTGGATGGTCGACTCCGCGCCGCTGTTGCGGTTCACGGTCCCGTCCGGTTGCAGGCCGTCGAAAGTCACCCCCGTCGCGGGGTCGTACATCCGTGCGCCGGCGTGGTTCGCGCCGAAGAACCACGCGGCCTGCATCCCCGCGAGCTCGGCGAACACCGACGATCCGGTCGTGTCCGCCAGGGCGAACAGCGATTGCACGCGCGAGTCCGCACCGTACGCGATCTGCACGCGGTCCGTGGGGCTCGGGAACCAGCCGTTGTCGGGTCCCCCGGCGGTCATCAGGGTGGTGGTGAAGCTCGTGGCATCCGTGATGGCGGGGGCGACGAGCGTGTCGTCGCCGAAGAGGTCCCCCGCCTCGGCGAGCGCCGCGGGCATCTGCGAACCCCAGGCGTGCCACATCGCGGGCGACTGCGCCCACGGGAGGATCGCGCCGTAGGGCCACTCCCGGGTGTTCCCGGATGCCATCGCGGCGACGCCCTCGGCCAGCTGTCGCGCCGCGGTCGCCGAGGACTCGTCGCCGGCGCGCACGGCGGCGGTCAGTCCGAGGACGGCCTCGGCCGAGGCATCCGCCCCGTCGACGATCAGCCACGCGGGGACACGCTTGCCGTCGGCCTCGCTCCACTGCCCGTACTTCGACAGGACATCGCGTTCGATCGCGCCACGCGAGAGGGCGAGGCGGTCCTTGAGGAACGCGGCGAAGTCGGGATCGTCGTCGACGAAGGCCGCGTAGCCCTCGCCGAGCGCCCAGACCGTGCGCGCCGTCCAGTAACTCGGGCCGGAGTCCGAGGGGTCGGGCAGTTCGACCGGCTCGGCGGAGGGGTTGAGGTCGCCGTCCGGCTGCATCCACAGCACGACGTTGCCTGCCGAGGGGCCGTCGGTCGTCTGGTGGTAGGCGACCGTCCGCAGCAGTTCGTAGGCTTTGTGCCGGCTGTCGGCGTCGCCCGTCTGCTTCCAGTGCCGGAGGTAGACGACCGCGGCACGGGTGTTGTCGTCGGCGTTGTAGGCGCCCTGACCCCAGTCGCCGGTCGCGGGGTCGAGCGGCCCCCCGCCCACGCGTTCGAACGCGCCGCCGTCGCGGGCGTCGGCGTAGGTCCACGGCGCGAGGAGGGTCGGTTCCTCGTCGAGACGGTAGGTCGTGTGGCCGGCGACATCGGCAGGCGGGGTCGCCTCGCCGAGGAGGAAGTCGAGGTGGTCGAGGTTCGCCAGCGGCGCGGACGCGGGGGCCGGCGCCGGAGCAGGGGCGACGGTGCCCACGGCCGACGCCGGCACCGCGGTCAACGGCACGGCCAGCGCGACGGCACCGAGGGCCGCGGCGATGCGCGCACTCCATCGTGCGTTCATGAGGAGGGGGATCCTTTCGATGAGTCGAGATCACGGCCCCCGGCCGCCGCCGCCGAGGTCGGGGCGGGAGGGGGACGGGGCACGCGTCCCGGGGAATCCGCGCCGCGCCCGAGCCGTCACGGCGTCGAGCGCGGCGCGGGGGTTCAGTCCGTGCGCTCGAGCAGGGCGACACCAATCTTGGAGTCGGCCATGCCGTAGAACACGAAGTGGCGACCGTCGATCTCCTCGATCGCGGTCGGGAACACGACGTTGGGCACGATGCCGCTGCGCTCGTCGTCGGTTTCGGGGGCCAGGAGCGGTTCGGGCGTGCGCGCGATCACGCGGCGGGGGTCGTCGGCATCCAGGATCAGCGCACCGGCCGCGTAATTCACCTTCTGCTGCTGCGAGAAGGCGCTGTCGATCACACCGGTCACCCCGTGGTGCAGCACGAGCCACCCCTCGGGGATGCGCAGGGGCGGCGGGCCGCCTCCGATCTTGACCTCTTCGAACGGGAACTGCGGCCCCGCGACGAAGTGGTGCTGTTCCCACAGCGCGAGGTTCGACAGGTCCTCGCGGACGGATGCCAACGGCACGTAGCTGATCCAGATCGACTGCCGCTCGTCCTCGACGCCCGCCGGCACCCGCACGCCCTGGCCGGGCTTGGTCTCGCCCAGGTCCCACATCGGACGGTGCAGCACCGCGAGGGCCTCGGTGCCGTCGGGCGCCGTGACGGGCTCGGGGAAGAACACCGTGTCCTTGTTGTGGAACAGGTTGAGGTCCATGTCGAGGTCGTCCTGGTAGCGGAAGAGCACCGGCCCGAGCCGTCTCCACTCGCGCAGGTCCTCCGACACGGCCACAGCCGTGCGCGGGCCGAGCGGGCCGTAGGCGACGTAGGTCATGACGTGCAGGCCGAGCGCGTCGATCCACGTCGTGCGCGGGTCTTCGGTGCCGGCGTTGTCGGCGCCGCGCTCCCAGCCGCGGTCGGGCTGCAGCACGACACCCTCGCGCTCGACCGAGACGGGCACGCCGTCCTCGACGACGACGCGGGCGAGGCCCACGCGCGAGACGTT
This portion of the Microbacterium testaceum StLB037 genome encodes:
- a CDS encoding ABC transporter ATP-binding protein codes for the protein MTTATVSGTTGEDRSDYTRDESRAIRQRSLRLLGSLVSPLRWQLVLAAAVLVVSTALRVAGPALIAYGIDNALPAVIDQADWMPTIGVVAIYLTAGIGGAVLIGWYVVVAARLTQAVMLDLRKRIFLHTQKLSLEFHESYTSGRIISRQTSDLDTIRELLDGGLNELVSGVLYGLFTLIALFLIDWQSGLILLVMGIPMYLLMRWFYRRSQAIYRESRVISAQVIVKFVETMTGIRAVKAFRKEPRNDEEFGKLAGDYRDVNMRSIRLFGTFEPGIMAVAAVSVALVLLWGGGRVIAGPLEIGVLTAAVLYVRNFFSPLQEVAFFLNSYQSATAALEKVSGVLEEEPTVPDPTDPVDLWEAQGNVRFDEVTFGYSDDRVILPNFSLDIPAGQTIALVGTTGAGKSTLAKLVSRFYDPTKGAVTLDGVDLRRLHPKDLRRAIVMVTQEAYLFSGTVADNIALGKPDATMDEIRAAARAVGADGFIEKLPDGYDTDVNKRGGRVSAGQRQLISFARAFLANPAVLILDEATASLDIPSERQIQDALQTLLADRTAIIIAHRLSTVAIADRVLVMEHGRIIEDDTPAALIAGTGKFAQLHAAWQDSLV
- a CDS encoding AlkA N-terminal domain-containing protein, whose translation is MTLRPLDAPAAPAPGFTERYRVIQSRDRRFDGQFVTAVRSTGIYCRPSCPARTPKEANVTFYATSAAAHEAGYRACKRCLPEAAPGSPLWDVRGDVAARAMRLIADGVVDREGVPGLARRLGYSPRHLTRVLTTELGAGPLALARAHRAHTARTLLVGTDLSSADVAFSAGFSSIRQFTETIGEVFGMPPRELRARRSRASGGEASAGEIDLALPVRGPIDTTGLFGWMRAHAIPGVEVGDDRSFARVVRLPGGPAWFEVRLADDGRLRLRARLTALADLGTLIARVRRLFDLDADPLAVDAELSRHPELASAVAAIPGVRVPGAIDAGEMLLRAMIGQQISVASARTMQGRLTAELGEQVTIGPAPLTLFPDAAAIADRGLEVLRGPGARMRAIVGAAQALADGSLALGPGDDGVEQRQRLLALPGVGPWTADYVRMRVLGDPDVLLPGDVAARAGAAALGLPSDPAAFTEWSARLAPWRSYAMAHYWYAAPVTQAWRVSGAETAAAAAVRRPEKVAARRRSSACSDATDAPPSLPTPPESEPRR
- a CDS encoding ABC transporter ATP-binding protein, which translates into the protein MTSASPRPHLSTPRALARLLPIARPVIPRLLAGAVTALIASLLALAIPLVLEQIVAGPIASLDPGALVWGSIAVLALGLAEAAMVWLRRWFVLAPATKVEYDLRQSFYSRLQRLPVAFHDRWQSGQLLSRMMQDISMLRRWLAFGVILLVVNLLTIAIGAVLLFRWHWLLGALFLVTSAPVIYVGFRFEKRYGALTRQSQDQAGDLATSVEESVHGIRVLKAFGRGRHALQKFTRQAESLRETEIDKARAVGWIWFFLVLLPDIAFAVCLGAGIVLTQLGQLQVAELVAFFAMATVLRWPMESIGFLFSFLLDARTATDRIFEVFDEQNTIVDPESPRTIAEPRGELTFEGVHFRYQDAAASEPDLIDGVDLVLRPGETMALVGLTGSGKTTLTTLPGRLYDVTGGRVLLDGVDVRDLSLAELRRHVGMAFEDATLFSQTVRDNVLLGREDLEPGSAEAERVLKEALEVAQAHFVLDLPAGLDTVIGEEGLSLSGGQRQRLALARAVAARPAVLVLDDPLSALDVDTEALVEDALREVLSETTALVVAHRPSTVTLADRVALLENGRITAVGAHSDLLRESDHYRYVISSLEEAEREARTGAIDVIRAHDDDTLTEKEATR
- a CDS encoding glycosidase, whose translation is MTPESPVPYRLTRVGVVMTPEPGNADEAEGVLNPASGRGPDGQLYLLPRLVAEGNVSRVGLARVVVEDGVPVSVEREGVVLQPDRGWERGADNAGTEDPRTTWIDALGLHVMTYVAYGPLGPRTAVAVSEDLREWRRLGPVLFRYQDDLDMDLNLFHNKDTVFFPEPVTAPDGTEALAVLHRPMWDLGETKPGQGVRVPAGVEDERQSIWISYVPLASVREDLSNLALWEQHHFVAGPQFPFEEVKIGGGPPPLRIPEGWLVLHHGVTGVIDSAFSQQQKVNYAAGALILDADDPRRVIARTPEPLLAPETDDERSGIVPNVVFPTAIEEIDGRHFVFYGMADSKIGVALLERTD
- a CDS encoding methylated-DNA--[protein]-cysteine S-methyltransferase; its protein translation is MSTSTLQFLETPDGPFAILADADHRVLVSGWTSDPAAVLARLRPERRPDEIVDGETRAADAVRAYYDGDLAAIDAVEVRQFGTPLQRAGWEALRRIAPGAPLTYTGFAAALGSPAAVRAAASICARNAPALFVPCHRVLRGDGTMGGFAWGTEVKRSLLEREAA